Part of the Melitaea cinxia chromosome 14, ilMelCinx1.1, whole genome shotgun sequence genome is shown below.
acgattgacagcggtttgtttaccaaataggactcttccaaaaaaacaagatataggTGGAATGATAGAATGGGCTTTGCGGGCGTTGCGGACGCTTAGTGGAGCGCGGCCATTCTGTTTATTACCAATATCAAATGTCAATTTTAAAACGTCAAATTTCCAAACATGCCAGGCGCCGTATCTGAAATTATTGACGATATTGAAGATTTAATATCTTCTCAGGATATTACGCCTAAAGAGCGATATGCGAGTAGAAAAAATGTGACCGTAAGATCTAAAAAACGGGACACTAAGAAAGCAGAGTCAGTAGAAAAGATCATATTAGAAAGTGTTGTTCCAGGTATAACCTAGAATATTTGAACTATGTtcttattactaatttttatttaattttaactaacaataaataatgtacTGGTTACGTTTTTGAAAGCATCATTTCATTTTTCTACTTCAATACAAAATAACTATGtgtaaactttattatttgtagtaaaagtaggtactttaaaaaataaaaaataaaatggtaaagTTAACcctttaatttttaacacatACGTACTTAAAAGGGGtgaggctttagattaagaaccatcgaattatctaagctcaaaatttgtccgtttatcggcataatttcgttacaaaaaaaactaaccTATCTAAATTccaaattagaccgtttatcgacattattgcgttacaaaaaataaataaaaaataaccctaacctaactaacttcaaaatttttcttattattggCATTCCTATATTGacatgaattttaattaattggttatgaatattttttttttttttaataagacatacatccacgggcttatgaacccatgtccttttttactctaatacatgcaaatttttatttttattttttttctatttcaaggtaggcgttacggttatgaatattgtatatatatgtgtgtattttgatattcctatgtttattttttctctgtttctttattaattatttttgtatactgcTGTTTGATTGTATGGACTTTGtcggaaataaaattattattatattattattataattattaataggtAAAATATATGTCATGATCAAAATTCCAGGTACCCAAACAATATATGTTAAGACATGGGGCTGTGCTCACAACAACTCAGACTCTGAGTACATGGCTGGTCTACTGGCCGCTCAGGGTTACAAGCTAACAGAAGACAAGTGGGAAGCTCAGCTCTGGTTGCTCAACTCTTGCACTGTTAAGAGTCCTGCTGAAGATCACTTTAAGTAAGCATATGATTGGTATTTGCAGTTATTGAAATAGCATGTcgtaaattatataaactataattaactgtatgtaatatatcaatatctataatcaactgaggtagggcaaagcaggaatttcctgctcaaaatatggagcagcccgaatggggtagtacctcgaacttacagaagatcacaacaaaataatactgttttcaagcagtattgtgttcctgttggtgagtaaggtgaccagagctcctggggggattggggattgggtcggcaacgcgcttgcgatgcttctggtgttgcagacgtgtataagctatggtaatcgtaATCGTAAAGTAAAAAATCTAGGTATTATTTTTGACCAAAATTTGACCTGGAATTCACAGATTATGGAAATTAGTCGTAAAATGTTAACTGCTATTAGTTCCATTCGTAGGTTACGAAATCTTTTGCCAATTCCCACCAAGATTGCGTTGGCACAATCCATCCTTCTTCCTATTCTCGACTATGCCGACACCTGTTACCTCGACCTCAGGGaagatcaattaaataaactcgaGCGTATTCAAAACCTTTCTATTCGCTTCATATTTGGACTtaggaaatatgaccacatttcTGAGTTTCGCAAAAAGCTCGGGTGGCTCAtcatattctttatatattatgtttatatatatttgatatatatgtgtatgtatatgtgtatgtatgtgtgtatgtatgtatatgtatgtatatttacgtattatatgtatatattatgtatgtaaacctccatgccgtctaattctttagtcatgtccttttcatgctagaagttgtctggaagagatcgctcttttagcgataagaccgccttttgtacatgtctatattttcttttacggtgtaaaatttttctctgatagtgtacaataaagagtatttgtatttgtaatcgcttatcatcaggtgagccgtacgcttgtttgccgacctagtgacataaaaaaaaaatgagaatggaaaagtaataataattaaaagtgattgtgctttagaccacacgattgatgTACAACTTCTATAGTTGCCCCTATAGTAATATACGAAATGTtattctctctctttctatcttcactaacttacatctccctcCAACTTCCGAACGCTTCGCCTGATCACCCTTTTGgcaacactctcgtcacgcattcaccagcttactccccaagtcaagcaaaGCATAAAGAAGATTTTCCTTTAATAATCATTTCAACACACATGGTCGAGTGTTACAAACGTAGGCAAATATTGATGTCTATGTTTTATGTAACAGCTGGCtgatatagatattattttttttggaataaatgtacatataataaaagtaattatatcACCACAATCATTAAGCTGGATCACTAGAAACCTTGCAAATAGACAGTTAATCTACATTAGGGCTAGTGTatcaactatatatatttttttaacctttgcCGTTTAATATGATATTGGTTATATTCTCCAATTAGTGACGCAGTTATATTCTCCAATTAATGACGCAGTTATATTCTCCAATTAGTGACGCAGTAATATTCCAGTGTTATAAAATGTTCAATGtaacaaaaatctaaattacATTATCCTggatctttaaatatttttttttttgtcactaggtcggcaaacaagcgtacggctcacctgatggtaagcgattaccgtagcttatagacacctgcaacaccagaagcatcgcaagcgcgttgccgactcaatccccaatccccccaggagctctggtcaccttactcaccaacaggaacacaatactgcttgaaaacagtattattttgctgtgatcttatgtaaggtcgaggtactaccccagtcgggctgctccatattttgagcaggaaatgcttgctgtgccctacctcagttaaaaaaaatatatatttcctatTCTAGAAATGAAATAGAGTTGGGTCAAAGTCGTGGGATACATGTAGTGGTAGCAGGGTGTGTGCCGCAGGGTGCTCCGAGGGTTGGTTACTTGGAAGGACTCAGTGTTGTCGGAGTACAGCAAATAGACAGGATCGTTGAGATTGTTGAGGAAACATTGAAAGGTAATTGTTGATGTAGTTAATATGATTTGTATGATATAAGGAAAATTGACAATGAGCGAAAGTTTGTTATCGTTTCACCTGGAATTGCTCATCATTTTGTTTAACTAGCTTTTTATAGATTCTGATGGAAAAAGCTGTATATGAATTATgaatcaaaaaatttttttgtttcaagtaGGCTGTATAAACAgctcaataatataatataataattaatataaatggaCATacgattttaattgaaaattctgCAGAACAGAAATGAAGAAATTCCACAGTAAACTGTGCTACGTTCCTATTATAttgctattatatttatatagttggCCAAGAAAATCatgttaaaaatactatttcagGTCACACGGTCCGTCTGTTTGGTCAAAAGAAAACCGGTGAAGGTAGAAAGGCGGGGGGAGCGTCCCTCCTACTACCGAAAGTACGGAAAAACCCACTTATAGAGATAATACCAATTAATACAGGATGTTTGAATCAGTGTACTTATTGCAAGACTAAACATGCAAGGGGTGACCTTGGGAGTTACCCGCCAGAGGAAATTGTGGAGAGGGCGCAACAGTCTTTTAGAGAGGGTGTCTGTGAAATATGGCTGACCAGTGAAGATACTGGTGAGTGAACTCTCAAATGTCTcaaaagtcgaggtacttccccagttgggctgctacagattttgagtaggatatttcctggtGTGCATTGTCTCAATTAACTCTGAAAGttgatacaaaatatatactactatacgactagcccgttggcgcagtttgtagtgaccctgctttctgctctgagggttgtgggtttgattcccaccttgagtctgagtgtaatataaatatttatttatatatttatatatgtattatttataagtatgtttatcgaaaaaaaagtatgtagctatataccagttggctgttatctataacacaagcattaagttgcttactgtaggaacagacgaccgtgtgtgtattgtgtatatatttatttatactaatattattaaaaagaagttCATTTCTCGGACAACAAAGGGTccataatttttagtaaaaataaaagatgaaagcTTTATAACTAATGTTAGTACTTAATAACTACAAGTGACGTCGTAATGTCACACAAATGCCTGAGTAGCGGACAGTCCCCACTATCGGCGATGACCCTTAAGACATTGTTGCGGAGCCGGGTACTCGCCTTAAAAGTGAGCTAGCTTTTTTGTGTAGAATTGCCAGTGCTAATATCAGGAACTGCTGGTtctaattgaatttatttttctgtGTTGGATAGTCATTTATTCAGGaaggttttataaaattttagtacattttttcctAATGAACGCGACCGACACCACCGGACAAAGCTAGTGTACTAATACTCGGTACTTTTTAAGGGACGTACGGTCGAGACATTGGCTCATCTCTCCCCGAGCTGCTCTGGAGACTAGTGGAGGTGATCCCCGAGGGTTGCAGACTGAGACTGGGTATGACCAACCCGCCCTACATACTGGAACACCTTGGGGAAGTGGCCAGGATAATGCACCACCCAAGAGTCTACAAGTGAGTATAGTGGCAAGTGTACTTATGAGTTtagatttattatatgttaGAATCTTCTCATATTCAAAGGCAATTTCTAGCAACCAACTTGTTCACTTCCTAGTTCTAAAAATGATCTTCAAAATCCAGTCTAGgaatgaatataattaaatacccTCTGTTAGAagcagtttattattattattatttattattaaaccttTATTGCAGATATAGTTAACAATGTTTCTTACAATTCATGTTGATcgacaatattacaaaaaaggtACATGCTAACGTATACCTGCGTGTCTTTGGGAcacaaaggcctcctccaactCCTTCCACTTCTCTCGAGACAATGCAGCCCTCTGCCATAATGGGCCTGCAACCCTTCTGATCTCGTCTGACCATCGCATCCTTTGTCTTCCTCTCTTTCTTCTGGTGTGAAATCGAGGGGTCCACAGGGACACATCCCTCGTCCATTTATCTCCAGTGTCTCTGAGCATGTGGCCTACCTACCTCCATTTCagggtttttgtttttaatataacatcTTCCAcctttgttatttttcttaaatccTCCGCCCTTTTGCGATCTCGTTTAGTGTAGCCCATCATGCTTCGTTCCATAGCCCTCTGACAAGTAACGAGTTTTTGGCCTTGTTTTTGTGTTGTTGCCCATGTTTGGCACCCGTAAGTGAGTATTGGTAGTATACAgatgttgtatatttttctttttatggccATGTTATACCGTTTGCCTTTCAACACTTCTTTCAAGGTCCAGAATCTCTTCCATGAGTTGGCAATCCGTCTTTCTATCTCAGAATCCATTTGGTCGTTAAATGCAATAATTTGGCCCAAGTAAATATAGGAATTTACATATTCTATTTCTTCCTCCTCTATTTTGATGTTTATTCGGGatctatttgatattattttggtCTTTGTTTTATTCATTGTTAGTCCTACCTTTTTACTCTCTTGGGCCAGATCTCGGAGCATGGTCTGCAGATTTTCTGGGTTATCACATATGAGTACTATGTCGTCAGCAAATCTTAGGTAGTTCAAGTACGTTCCACTGATGTTTATTCCAAAATGGTCCCATTCTAGCTTCCCAAAGAAGAAGCAGTTTATAATTTGAGTCAAATAAGTCtaatcgtcatcatcatcattacagcctatacagtccactgctggacataggcctccacaagtttacgccaaaaataacgtgaactcgtgtgtgttgcccatagtcaccacgctgggcaggcgggttggtgaccgcagggctagctttgtcgcaccgaagacgctgctgcccgtctgtactgtgtggctacggcactaaagaatatagccaccccctctcttcccgtgggtgtcgtaagaagcgactaagggataacacagttccgctaccatcttggaacttaaaaaagccgaccggtggcgggataaccatccaactgctggctttgaaataaatctaaaataataaataaatatatgtatataattgaataataaatgcCAAGTAGcctacatttattataattttttcaggTTCCTCCATGTCCCGGTCCAGTCCGGTAGCGACAAAGTATTGTCAGATATGAAGCGGGAATATACTAGAGCGGATTTTGAGAAAGTTGTCGATTTCCTCAGAGAAaagttagtatttattattatttcatttgattCATTGTTTATTGCAGCCTGTAGCGTGATACTAATGTCAAGTTCTCTCACTTCACATAGATGGGTTGGATCGTTATCTACAATGAAAGCACGGAAAGTATTCAATACTTAAAGTTTTGGATGATTATGACCGACAAAGGGGTACAACTTGTCATTTATCGATATTCACGAGTTTTTTAAATGGattatatcgcttttaaaaaaaatattctgtaacTTAAAACGTGAATTGAACCAAaatattcgttatttttttttttgataatgcccatgttaaatttatataaggGGTCACTCTAAAAGAGTATAATGCGACTCATATCACATCACATGAGGCATAGAATTAATATTGGTAAATACAAATTACCAAATTTCTACGTTTTTAgaccattaaaataatattataaaatttctttacgcacgcttgacttgggaataagctggtgaatgcgtgatgagagcgttacgaaaagtgtgatcgggcgaacgaaagttgagagggagatataatttagatggagctaaacgagttttatttcaatcgtgtggtctaaagcacacttgtttttttttgtcatccaGAGTGCCGGGTATGACGATAGCGACGGATATAATCTGCGGCTTCCCGACGGAAACGGAAGAGGATTTCGAGGACACGATGACGTTGTGTGAAAAATACAAGTTCCCCTCTTTATTCATAAACCAATTCTTTCCGAGACCGGGGACTCCAGCAGCTAGAATGCAAAGAGTAAGTTGttagtaataataaactttattgtaaatcagatttttttttacaaaagcaagaaaaagtacaaaaggcggccttatcgcacAAAGCAGTTTTTTCTTAGTAGGTGGTAGGTGGTGGTAGCGGTAGGTGTATTTAGTAGGTTGTTTTAGGTTCCTGTATTtggaaaacgattcgttttgcttACGTATCGTTAAATTCGAATTAGGTCGTgtttgaatatataatttttgagtttAGGGTAGGTCGTGGTTTTATccgttttgaatttttatattatttaagagtTATGATTAGGTGGTTGCGCTGGTCGTTGTAtgatgtttttttctttataaaaaattcaaaaattattttcaccGCAAATGATTTTTGAAATAGGTTCGGTTGATCTTGAAATTAGCGATGAATTCAATTAAtcatattgaaaaaaaagtttaaaagataTATAGACATATTAAACAatcaactttataaaaaataacataccgACATAagaaattagtaaaataaaaaaattcttaatagCATGCTAGAACTACGACCATAAcagtttagtttttataattttttttttttcatttgtttaactaataaaaaatcaacTATTTCCTAACCAGGTACCAGGACAAGAAGTAAAGAAACGTACGAAACAACTATCGGAATTGTTCCGATCGTACGAACCGTACGGTCACAAAGTGGGGGAAGTCCAAGAAGTTCTCGTAACAGACGTGTCGCACGACAAGAATTACTACGTCGCTCATAACGAGTTTTACGAGCAAGTTTTAGTACCGAAAGTTGAGAAATATATGGGAAAAATGCTcacagttaaaataataaatgcaacTAAATTCTCTATGGTGGGAGAACCCATAGATAAACCCAAGATGGCGGGTCTTACGCAGCCTTTGAAGAAAGGCGAAGTGTCAGGTGTTAGGCGGCAAAAGAAAATGGTTCCGATACCGATTTTAGTGATATTTTTTGCGGTTATTGTACGATTGATCTGGATGTTTTTGTATCTGTAGTTTTAATTAAAGGTTATATTAGGTGACATTGTGACAAAATACTAAGAGATCGTCCGTCAATCAAGCTAGGCTCGAAAAGGGGGATTCGGAAAAATATaacttgtgttttttttttcgttgaatGTTTTGTTCACCAAAATTTATTCAGATTACACCTGTAATTA
Proteins encoded:
- the LOC123659573 gene encoding threonylcarbamoyladenosine tRNA methylthiotransferase, with translation MPGAVSEIIDDIEDLISSQDITPKERYASRKNVTVRSKKRDTKKAESVEKIILESVVPGTQTIYVKTWGCAHNNSDSEYMAGLLAAQGYKLTEDKWEAQLWLLNSCTVKSPAEDHFKNEIELGQSRGIHVVVAGCVPQGAPRVGYLEGLSVVGVQQIDRIVEIVEETLKGHTVRLFGQKKTGEGRKAGGASLLLPKVRKNPLIEIIPINTGCLNQCTYCKTKHARGDLGSYPPEEIVERAQQSFREGVCEIWLTSEDTGTYGRDIGSSLPELLWRLVEVIPEGCRLRLGMTNPPYILEHLGEVARIMHHPRVYKFLHVPVQSGSDKVLSDMKREYTRADFEKVVDFLREKVPGMTIATDIICGFPTETEEDFEDTMTLCEKYKFPSLFINQFFPRPGTPAARMQRVPGQEVKKRTKQLSELFRSYEPYGHKVGEVQEVLVTDVSHDKNYYVAHNEFYEQVLVPKVEKYMGKMLTVKIINATKFSMVGEPIDKPKMAGLTQPLKKGEVSGVRRQKKMVPIPILVIFFAVIVRLIWMFLYL